A genomic window from Lycium barbarum isolate Lr01 chromosome 4, ASM1917538v2, whole genome shotgun sequence includes:
- the LOC132637300 gene encoding uncharacterized protein LOC132637300: MNQLSLNPEFHFHPRCKRLGVIHICFADDLLKFYRDDMQSVKLLNKTFKLFSDASGLQANILGVPLSTKKLTISQCLPLVEKITSKISCWSARMLSYAGRHQLIKSVLFSIQTYWSQIFILPKKIIKLIKAIYRSFLRTGVGQICKKALKKDSLWIRWIHYFNIKIRDLETMQTPKTAVWVVKKIIDSRNTILKMHSLQGTLIQNLEAM; the protein is encoded by the exons ATGAACCAACTATCACTGAATCCAGAATTCCATTTTCACCCAAGATGCAAGAGACTGGGTGTGATACACatttgttttgctgatgatttGCTTAAGTTTTACAGGGATGATATGCAATCTGTTAAACTACTGAATAAAACTTTCAAGTTATTCTCTGATGCATCTGGATTACAAGCAAAT ATACTTGGAGTACCACTTTCCACTAAGAAATTGACTATTAGTCAATGTCTACCTCTTGTGGAAAAGATCACTTCTAAGATCAGCTGTTGGTCTGCAAGAATGCTATCTTATGCTGGAAGGCATCAACTAATAAAATCTGTTTTATTCAGCATACAGACTTACTGGTCACAGATTTTCATACTCCCTAAGAAGATCATAAAGCTAATAAAGGCAATCTACAGATCATTCCTAAGGACAGGTGTGGGACAAATATGCAAAAAAGCACTG AAGAAGGATTCTCTGTGGATAAGGTGGATTCACTACTTTAATATAAAGATCAGGGACCTGGAAACAATGCAAACTCCCAAGACTGCAGTTTGGGTAGTCAAGAAGATCATTGATAGTAGGAATACAATCCTAAAGATGCACTCTTTACAGGGGACTCTCATACAGAATTTAGAAGCAATGTAG